The Ziziphus jujuba cultivar Dongzao chromosome 7, ASM3175591v1 genome includes a region encoding these proteins:
- the LOC107425011 gene encoding uncharacterized protein LOC107425011 yields the protein MEDYSSSSSSASYLSHNIQETKVAKRTLPYYSSLHSVRKAPVKPWKKPIAPLPPTPPRVYKVDPMNFRELVQKLTSAPEYVQGRRLQSVAPPPLDVAVAQPALVRDQKTDATVVVRPLPAKPSLSAMYMEFSDALEMKSQKGSDAFLGLNLSPSSYSWCSVPLLSPGTLSSLEQSTVL from the coding sequence ATGGAAGATTActcttcttcatcttcctctGCTTCGTACCTTTCCCATAACATACAAGAAACTAAGGTTGCGAAACGAACACTTCCTTACTATTCGTCACTCCACTCTGTCCGTAAAGCTCCCGTGAAGCCATGGAAGAAGCCGATTGCTCCTCTGCCTCCGACACCGCCTAGGGTTTACAAGGTTGACCCGATGAACTTCCGCGAACTTGTTCAGAAGCTCACCTCCGCACCTGAGTATGTCCAGGGTCGGCGCCTGCAAAGCGTGGCTCCGCCACCGCTTGATGTTGCTGTGGCACAGCCAGCTTTGGTTCGTGATCAGAAGACCGATGCAACGGTGGTGGTTCGTCCTTTGCCTGCGAAACCTTCATTGTCTGCAATGTATATGGAGTTTTCTGATGCACTGGAAATGAAATCTCAGAAGGGATCTGATGCTTTCCTTGGGTTAAATCTGTCACCTTCTTCGTATAGTTGGTGTTCTGTCCCTCTTCTGAGCCCTGGAACTCTCTCTAGTCTTGAACAGAGCACGGTTCTTTAG